Sequence from the Saccharopolyspora pogona genome:
CGGCTGTAGTCGGGTCGTACCTTAGATTTGGAAGGAAATCCGGGGAACGGTTCTTGCGCTCCGAGGATAGATCGGGGAGATCAAGATGGCAAAGAGCCTTTTCACCATTTACGTGCCTGCCATGAGGAAGCGGGGGAACCGCAGCTACCACACTCGGCGTCACTGCAGGCTACACGGGACCTGCAAGACCGAGATCGTCCACTGACCTGGCGGCCGCTCAGCGTCGGATTCCTGTCGACGAAAAGCATTTGCGAGCAGAGGCGGTGACACGCGACCGAGCTCCACTTTGAGGCATTTGCGTTTCGAGAAATGGACAGGCGCGACGCGACGCTGTGTGACGGAAAGTAGGGGATTCGATTCGCTCTTGATGCTAGTAGCTGACCAAGAGCTTGTTTGGCGCACACTTGCCCGCCACCAGGGGCCGCAGGTCCCACTCACGCCGCGCCGCTCGGGCGCGAGGCCGACAGCGCGGTCCGGTTCTTCACCCGGCACTTCGGCCGAGCGGTCACCTCGCTGGCCTGGCGTGCGCGGTTGCGGCGTCCGGCTTGCCAGCCGGGCGCCGCGACCGCGGCCCCGGGTCCGGGTCCGGGTCCGGGTCCGGGTCCGGGTCCGGGTCCGGGTCCGACGAGCGAAGCCCAGGCCATCCCGGCAACACGCACAGGTGCGGGTAACGGCGCCCCCAACTCGGGCAGCATCACCCCCGCGCGAAGCCGACCCGTCCCAGCTCAGGATCGCGTTCCCGATGGCGACTGTAACCCGGCGAAGATCCGGTCGAGGTAGGAGCGCAACACCGGCCTTGCCTCCGCCACGGTGCGTTGGCCGATCAGGATGCTCGTGCCGAGGCCGTGGTTGAGCGCCAGCAGGTGCGCCACCTCGGTGGCGACATTCAGGTTCCCGGTAATCTCATCGACAGCACAGATGGCGGCGGCCACGAGACTGTGCAGCCGTGACACCGACGCCCGCGGTTCCGGCTGCCCCTGGGTACGGCGCTAAGCGCCCGGATGGGTGCCTGAACTGCCGTCGCGCCGATTCTCGTCCTGGAGCGCGATCAGCGCCGGCACCAGGTAGGAGCGGACGATGAATGCGTCCAGCAAGATGCCGACGCCCAGCGCGAACGCCAGTTCGCGGAACTGTGCGAGAGGCACCAGGGCGACGAACCCGAAACTGGCTGCCAGAGCAAGTCCTGCGGCGATGATCACGCGGCCGGAGCTGGGGACAGCCACCGTTAGTGCTTCGCGCAGCGGTCGCTTGCGAGCCTCGGCCCGGACATAGCCGACGCTGAAGAGGCTGTAATCAGAGCCAAACGAGATCAGCAGAGCCCCGGCTGCGAAGGGCACGAAGAAGACGAGGCCCTCCTTCTCGGTCACGTGTTCGAACAGCAGCAACGCGCTCGAACAGCAGTGCTGGGACCTCGTGCAGCGACACCGCCGCGAAGTGCTCGTCGTCCAGGCGGAAATCAATCGGCGCCTGAACGCCCTTGAGGACTTCCCCGGCCACGTCGGAACGCGCCTGGACGAGTGGACCGACGGCACGGTCGGCTCCTGTTGAAGCCCGACAGATCCGAGAAGACGCTCGCCCCCTTCACTGCACTCGCGCCGAGACATCATGGGGCGTCAATACCGCTTACTCAGGCGCTGTTCGTCGGGTTCGGTGGAACTTGGCGCCGGGGACGATAGTGATCAGTTCCGGGGGAAGCTCGCCGCGAATCTGGACCACGCTGCGCGGGCAAGCATGATCACCGATTTTCGTTCTTTTGGTTGTCTGTGGTGGTGTCGTTGCTCGGCAATGGCGCGTGGGTGCCCATTCCCAGCGTCACGACTCGCCCTCATCCGCTCTGGTCGTCGTGCACGATGGGTAAGCAGCTGTTCTGCTGGTGGCCCTGGGAAACGTCCGTGGCAGTATCCGGGAGAGATCCAGATGAGCACCTATCGCGTCGCGCAGGTTGCCACCGCCGGCGGGCCGTTTGAGATCGTCGAGCGCGAGATACCGCGTCCGGGTCCCGGGCACGCGCGGATTGCCGTCGACGCCTGCGGGGTTTGCCACAGCGACTCGTTCTTCGTCGACGCCGCGTTTCCGGGCGTCCGGTTTCCGCTGGTGCCCGGGCATGAGATGGCGCCGTGATCCCGCGCCACCCGCGACGCTGCGCGCCTTCCTCGACCTGCCGACGACACAAGATTGACCGCGGGAAGGACGCCAGGTTCAGTCGCTGTTCCGAAGGGTTCGTGCTCTTTCCCCGGACGTTTCCGCACGCGCTTCGATGATCCAGGTAGCGATCTGGGCACGCGAGTGGAAGCCCAGCTTGGCGAGGATGTGCTCGACGTGCGAGTCGACGGTGCGCTGGGCGATCACCAGCTCGACCGCGATCTCCTTGTTGGACATGCCTTGGGCAACCAGGGCGGCGACCTGCCGTTCCCGCCTGGTCAGCACGTGATCCGCGCGGTGCCGCGCTGCCGTGGCGGTGTCCGGCTGCTTCTTCTCACCGAGCGCGTAGGTAATGACCGCTCGCTGGGTCAGCCGCGCTCCCTCCTGCTGTGCGGCCTGGAACGCCTGATCGCCGAGCGCGTCCCGAACCCGGTCCGCAACCTGCTGCTTCCATTCCAACAGCGTCGGGGAGCCGAACAGCGGCCGGCCAATCCGTTCCCACATCACGTCCACGGCACCGCAGAGCATGGCCGCCTGTTTCCAGTCCTTGTCCGCCGAAGCGACCCAGGACAGCACCTCGACGCAACACGGAATGCCCATCTGGTCGTTGAGCTGCGTCTTCCGGCGCAGGGCCGCCCGCAGGTGCACGGCGGCGTTTTTCGGGTTGCCCGCCGCCCACCAGCCCACCCCGACGTTCCACTCACACCACGACAGCGCCCAGCTCTCACCGAGGGAAGCAACAATGGCCCGGCATTCGTCCAGCAGCGCCATCATAAGTTCTGTGTCGCCCTGCAGACCGGCGACCTGAGCGCGCAAGGGGAATATGATCAACGCTGGGGCGGTCCACTGTTGCGCCGCGCGGTGGCGGGCCAGCGCTTCGTCCAGCAGCGCAGTCCCACCGTGCAGATTCTTCTCCCACATCTCCGAGTCACCGAGGAACTGGATCGCGAGCGTCGCCATGTTCTCGTCGCCAAGCCGCTCCGCCAGCTCACGGCATTGGGTATACATCGCAACGCTACCCGAGTAGTCACCTTGAAAGTGCGCGATCCACCCGTTGAGCCACAGTGCGCGGGCGCGCTCACGGCTCGGCTCGGTGTCCAGGGCCAGCGCCCGGTCCAACCAGTAGCGGCCGTCCTGGACGAAGCCATCCCCAATCCAGTAGAACCACAGCGCCGTGCACAGACGCACCCCCGTCCAAGCCTCGCCCGGAGTCGTCAGGCAGTAGCTCAACGCCGCCCAGAAATCGGGGTGCTTGGCGCGCAACTGCTCACCCCAGTAAGACTGCCGTGGCCCGCAGGACTCCGAGTCCGCCCGTTCCGCCATGCCAAGGAAGTAGTCCCGATGCCGGTGGCGCAGCGTCGCCTCCGCGCCGGCCTCGGCGAGCCGCTCTCGGCCGTACTGGCGGATCGTCTCCAACATCCGATAGCTCCCGACACCGCCCTTCTCGCTGTGGGTGAGAACGGATTTGTCCACCAGCCCGGCCAAAGCAATCAGCACGTCCTGCTCGCTCAGCTCATCCCCAGAGCAGACGTGCTCGACCGCATCCAGGTCGAAGTCCGCGGCGAACACCGAACAGCGCGCCCACAGGACGCGCTCCTGCTCGGTGCACAGATCGAAACTCCACTCCACCGCGGCGCGCAGGGACTGTTGTCGGGGCAGCGACGAGCGGTGACCGGCGGTCAACAACCGGAACCGGTCATCCAACCGTCCCAGGACCTCTTCGAGCGACAGCACCCGAAGCCGAACCGCGGCTAGCTCGATGGCCAGCGGAACGCCGTCCAGTCGATGGCAAAGGCGAGCCACCAGTTCCTTGTTCTCGGCGTTCACGGTGAATCCCGGCGCCGCTGACGCCACCCGATCCTCGAACAACGCCAGCGCCTCGAACTGGCAAGAGGGCCTCTCCAACAGCAGCCCCGGTGGCGTCGACATGTCCATCGCCGGCAGTGACAACGGCTGG
This genomic interval carries:
- a CDS encoding MMPL family transporter — protein: MLLFEHVTEKEGLVFFVPFAAGALLISFGSDYSLFSVGYVRAEARKRPLREALTVAVPSSGRVIIAAGLALAASFGFVALVPLAQFRELAFALGVGILLDAFIVRSYLVPALIALQDENRRDGSSGTHPGA
- a CDS encoding alcohol dehydrogenase catalytic domain-containing protein; the protein is MSTYRVAQVATAGGPFEIVEREIPRPGPGHARIAVDACGVCHSDSFFVDAAFPGVRFPLVPGHEMAP
- a CDS encoding ATP-binding protein, which codes for MAEVRRALSESRLVTLTGVGGVGKSRLALHLGHQLRRAFRDGVWLVELASLQDPSLVPQAVAAALGLRDQSAHACEAGLVDYLSAKQLLVVLDNCEHVLSACSTLMSTLLAAAPAFRVLATSREPLNISGESVWQVQPLSLPAMDMSTPPGLLLERPSCQFEALALFEDRVASAAPGFTVNAENKELVARLCHRLDGVPLAIELAAVRLRVLSLEEVLGRLDDRFRLLTAGHRSSLPRQQSLRAAVEWSFDLCTEQERVLWARCSVFAADFDLDAVEHVCSGDELSEQDVLIALAGLVDKSVLTHSEKGGVGSYRMLETIRQYGRERLAEAGAEATLRHRHRDYFLGMAERADSESCGPRQSYWGEQLRAKHPDFWAALSYCLTTPGEAWTGVRLCTALWFYWIGDGFVQDGRYWLDRALALDTEPSRERARALWLNGWIAHFQGDYSGSVAMYTQCRELAERLGDENMATLAIQFLGDSEMWEKNLHGGTALLDEALARHRAAQQWTAPALIIFPLRAQVAGLQGDTELMMALLDECRAIVASLGESWALSWCEWNVGVGWWAAGNPKNAAVHLRAALRRKTQLNDQMGIPCCVEVLSWVASADKDWKQAAMLCGAVDVMWERIGRPLFGSPTLLEWKQQVADRVRDALGDQAFQAAQQEGARLTQRAVITYALGEKKQPDTATAARHRADHVLTRRERQVAALVAQGMSNKEIAVELVIAQRTVDSHVEHILAKLGFHSRAQIATWIIEARAETSGERARTLRNSD